A genomic window from Bubalus bubalis isolate 160015118507 breed Murrah chromosome X, NDDB_SH_1, whole genome shotgun sequence includes:
- the NHS gene encoding Nance-Horan syndrome protein isoform X9, with translation MSSIKALLRILMSTKGYENTWRRSELAVCSIKDCFHPHFLDEETQAPRTVSNLDVESKLSVYYRAPWHQQRNIFLPATRPPCVEELHRQARQSLQALRREHRSRSDRREQRAAAPISVAAPPLPAYPPAHSQRRREAKDRHFLTFNSTRSPSPTECCHMTPWSRKSHPPEDEDTDVMLGQRPKNPVHNIPSTLDKQTNWSKALPLPTPEEKMKQDAQVISSCIIPINVTGVGFDREASIRCSLVHSQSVLQRRRKLRRRKTISGIPRRVQQEIDSDESPVARERNVIVHTNPDPSNTVNRRSGTRDSECQTEDILIAAPSRRRIRAQRGQSIAASLSHSAGNISALADKGDTVFTTAVSSRTRSRSLPREGNRGGDAEPKVGAKPSAYEEGEPFVGDQERTLTDCSEAPNSPSAQEHQPALSLACSQHLHSPQHKLNERGRSRLSRMAADSGSCDISSNSDTFGSPIHCISTAGVLLSSHMDQKDDHQSSSGNWSGSSSTCPSQTSETIPPAASPPLTGSSHCDSELSLNTAPHANEDTSVFVTEQYNDQLEKVRGHRTNSFTSTVADLLDDPNNSNTSDSEWNYLHHHHDASCRQDFSPERPKADSLGCPSFTSMATYDSFLEKSPSDKADTSSHFSVDTEGYYTSMHFDCGLKGSKNYVCHYAALGPENGQGVGVPPALSDCAWQDYLDHRRQGRPSISFRKPKAKPTPPKRSSSLRKSDGNADTSEKKEPKTSSGQLLPHSSREMKLPLDFSNTPSRMENANLPTKPEPSWMNQNEHGIKEPQLDTPDVPPFKDEGAESTHYADLWLLNDLKTNDPYRSLSNSSTATGTTVIECIKSPESSESQTSQSESRATTPSLPSVDNEFKLASPEKLAGLASPSSGYSSQSETPTSSFPTAFFSGPLSPGGSKRKPKVPERKSSLQQPSLKDGTLSLSKDLELPIIPPTHLDLSALHNVLNKPFHHRHPLHVFSHNKQNTVGETLRSNPPPSLAITPTVLKSVNLRSISKSEEVKQKEGNNTDLPYLEESTLTTGKIRPHVIKKSLPCQYTTEDTILSFLDSSAVEMGPDKLQLEKKHTFDVKHHCDPETVTSAGSNLLDSSVTRDQMHMESEPVSENKPSKSCDFLTEGFQRVSAACPNDSDGKTLQYGAGPDGALAQVQKLSFVDREEAAPPESVDVLTPQSDSPTRVTDIGYQLKRQLGMSHHHDKVPGNISSEAEISTINPCPEKCSEQENIASGISAKSASDNSGAEETQGSVDEVSLKESSPSDDSVISPLSEDSQAEAESVFVSPNKPRTTEDLFAVIHRSKRKVLGRKDSGDMSVRSKSRASLGSSSSNSAGSVTSPNSNVTTPNSQRSPGLIYRNAKKSNTSNEEFKLLLLKKGSRSDSSYRMSATEILKSPILPKPPGDLTAESPQSPHEAHQGSPGTEALSPLSPCCPRVNAEGFSSKNFATSASARVGRSRAPPAASSSRYSVRCRLYNAPMQAISEGETENSDGSPHDDRSSQSST, from the exons TTTAACAGCACCCGTTCGCCCTCCCCCACTGAATGTTGCCACATGACCCCATGGAGTAGAAAG TCCCATCCCCCAGAGGATGAAGATACAGATGTCATGTTAGGGCAAAGGCCGAAAAACCCAGTACACAATATCCCCTCCACACTGGACAAGCAGACCAACTGGAGCAAAGCGCTGCCTCTCCCGACGCCAGAGGAAAAGATGAAACAAGATGCCCAAGTGATTTCTTCCTGCATTATTCCCATCAACGTCACTG GAGTCGGTTTTGACAGAGAGGCTAGTATACGCTGCTCTCTTGTTCATTCACAATCTGTGCTACAGCGGAGACGAAAACTGAGGAGGAGGAAAACCATTTCGGGTATCCCCAGAAGAGTCCAGCAAGAAATAG ATTCTGATGAATCACCTGTGGCCAGGGAAAGGAATGTGATTGTGCACACAAATCCAGACCCTTCCAACACTGTCAACAGGAGGTCTGGAACCAGGGACTCGGAGTGCCAAACTGAGGATATTCTGATTGCTGCTCCATCCAGAAGAAGAATCAGAGCTCAAAGAggtcaaagtattgcagcttcccTTTCTCATTCTGCTGGCAACatttctgcactggcagacaaAGGTGACACCGTGTTTACTACTGCAGTGAGCAGCCGCACGAGATCTCGGAGCCTTCCCAGGGAGGGCAACAGAGGTGGGGATGCTGAGCCCAAAGTTGGTGCTAAACCCTCAGCATATGAAGAGGGGGAGCCTTTCGTGGGAGACCAAGAAAGAACCCTTACCGATTGCAGTGAGGCCCCCAACAGCCCCAGTGCACAGGAGCACCAGCCTGCTTTGAGCCTGGCCTGTTCTCAACATCTTCACAGCCCCCAGCACAAGTTAAATGAGAGAGGGAGGTCGCGTCTGTCCCGGATGGCTGCCGATTCTGGCAGCTGCGACATCTCCTCCAACTCGGACACCTTTGGGAGCCCCATCCACTGCATTTCCACAGCTGGCGTCCTCCTCAGCAGCCACATGGACCAGAAAGATGACCACCAGTCATCCAGTGGCAACTGGAGCGGGAGCAGCTCCACATGCCCCTCACAGACCTCAGAGACGATCCCTCCTGCAGCTTCGCCTCCCCTCACTGGCTCTTCACACTGTGACTCGGAGTTGTCACTCAACACGGCCCCTCATGCTAACGAGGACACCAGTGTCTTCGTGACAGAGCAGTACAACGACCAATTGGAGAAAGTGAGAGGCCACCGGACAAACTCCTTTACCTCCACGGTGGCAGACCTGTTGGACGACCCCAACAATAGCAACACGAGCGACAGCGAGTGGAATTACCTACACCATCATCACGACGCCTCCTGCCGCCAGGATTTTAGTCCTGAGCGTCCCAAGGCAGACAGCCTGGGCTGCCCAAGCTTCACGAGCATGGCCACTTATGACAGCTTTCTGGAAAAGTCTCCGTCGGACAAAGCTGACACCAGCTCTCACTTTTCAGTGGACACAGAAGGATACTACACCTCCATGCACTTTGACTGTGGTCTCAAAGGCAGTAAGAATTATGTCTGTCACTATGCAGCCCTGGGCCCGGAGAACGGCCAGGGCGTTGGGGTTCCTCCTGCACTTTCAGACTGTGCCTGGCAGGACTACTTAGACCACAGGAGGCAGGGGAGACCAAGCATCTCTTTCAGGAAACCAAAGGCAAAGCCAACTCCACCTAAACGTAGCTCATCATTGAGGAAGTCTGACGGAAATGCAGACACTTCTGAGAAGAAAGAACCAAAGACAAGCAGTGGCCAGCTCCTGCCTCACAGTTCCAGGGAAATGAAGCTGCCTCTCGATTTCTCCAACACACCTTCTCGAATGGAAAATGCCAATCTTCCCACCAAGCCAGAACCTTCGTGGATGAACCAGAATGAACATGGTATTAAGGAACCTCAGTTAGACACTCCAGATGTTCCACCATTCAAAGATGAAGGTGCTGAATCAACTCACTATGCAGACCTCTGGCTTCTAAATGACTTGAAAACAAATGACCCTTACAGATCTTTATCGAATTCAAGCACTGCTACAGGTACCACTGTTATCGAATGCATTAAATCTCCAGAGAGTTCTGAATCCCAAACATCCCAGTCAGAATCTAGAGCCAccaccccctcccttccttctgtcGACAATGAGTTTAAACTGGCTTCACCAGAAAAGCTGGCTGGCCTGGCATCTCCATCAAGTGGCTACTCCAGCCAGTCTGAAACGCCAACATCCTCTTTCCCTACTGCTTTCTTTTCTggcccactgtctcctggaggcaGCAAAAGAAAGCCGAAAGTCCCAGAAAGGAAATCTTCCCTCCAGCAACCCTCTTTAAAAGATGGCACTCTGTCACTAAGTAAAGATCTGGAACTTCCAATTATACCTCCTACCCATCTTGACCTAAGTGCTCTTCATAATGTCTTGAACAAACCATTCCACCACCGCCACCCACTACACGTCTTCAGTCATAATAAGCAGAACACAGTAGGAGAAACTCTGAGGTCCAATCCTCCACCGTCTCTTGCAATTACACCCACGGTCCTGAAATCAGTTAACCTTAGGTCCATCAGTAAATCTGAAGAAGTTAAGCAAAAAGAAGGCAACAACACAGATCTCCCCTACCTGGAGGAAAGCACTCTCACCACAGGTAAGATTAGGCCACACGTGATTAAGAAATCATTACCATGTCAGTACACCACTGAAGACACCATCCTGTCCTTTTTAGACTCCTCTGCAGTTGAGATGGGACCAGATAAACTACAGTTAGAAAAAAAACATACTTTTGATGTGAAGCATCATTGTGATCCAGAAACAGTAACCTCAGCTGGTAGCAATCTTCTAGATTCAAGTGTCACAAGAGACCAAATGCATATGGAGAGTGAGCCTGTTTCAGAAAACAAACCAAGTAAAAGTTGTGACTTTCTCACGGAAGGCTTTCAGAGGGTCTCTGCTGCTTGCCCAAATGATTCAGATGGTAAGACACTGCAATATGGAGCTGGTCCGGATGGAGCCCTAGCGCAGGTCCAGAAGTTGTCTTTTGTAGATCGCGAGGAAGCTGCACCCCCAGAGTCTGTGGATGTGCTCACACCTCAGTCAGACTCTCCAACTCGAGTCACAGACATAGGCTATCAACTTAAGCGTCAACTTGGGATGAGCCACCACCATGACAAAGTGCCTGGGAATATCAGCTCCGAAGCAGAGATATCAACTATAAATCCATGCCCTGAAAAGTGTTCTGAGCAGGAAAATATTGCTTCAGGGATTTCAGCCAAAAGTGCCTCTGATAACAGCGGAGCAGAGGAGACCCAAGGAAGTGTGGATGAGGTTTCACTGAAAG AATCGTCACCGAGTGATGACTCTGTGATCTCACCATTAAGTGAAGACTCTCAGGCTGAAGCAGAAAGTGTGTTCGTGTCTCCCAACAAACCTCGAACAACTGAGGATTTGTTTGCAGTTATTCACAG GTCCAAGAGGAAagtacttggaagaaaagattcTGGGGACATGTCTGTCCGCAGTAAATCGAGAGCTTCCCtgggcagcagtagcagcaacagtgCCGGTTCTGTCACCTCGCCCAACAGCAATGTGACCACCCCAAACAGCCAGAGGTCTCCTGGCCTCATCTACCGAAATGCCAAAAAGTCCAACACATCCAATGAAGAGTTTAAGCTATTACTCCTGAAGAAAGGCAGTCGCTCAGATTCCAGTTACCGTATGTCTGCTACTGAGATCCTGAAGAGTCCCATCCTGCCCAAACCTCCTGGGGACCTCACCGCGGAGTCCCCCCAAAGCCCCCATGAGGCCCATCAGGGGTCACCGGGAACTGAAGCACTATCTCCCCTCTCTCCGTGCTGCCCACGGGTTAATGCAGAAGGGTTTTCCTCAAAGAACTTTGCCACCTCAGCATCGGCCAGGGTTGGACGTTCCCGGGCTCCTCCTGCGGCCAGCAGCAGCCGCTACAGTGTCCGCTGCAGGCTGTACAACGCGCCCATGCAGGCAATCTCCGAGGGTGAGACCGAAAACTCTGACGGGAGCCCACACGACGACCGATCCTCCCAGAGCTCCACGTAG
- the NHS gene encoding Nance-Horan syndrome protein isoform X14, producing the protein MPLACCMPKNAAVSNLDVESKLSVYYRAPWHQQRNIFLPATRPPCVEELHRQARQSLQALRREHRSRSDRREQRAAAPISVAAPPLPAYPPAHSQRRREAKDRHFLTFNSTRSPSPTECCHMTPWSRKSHPPEDEDTDVMLGQRPKNPVHNIPSTLDKQTNWSKALPLPTPEEKMKQDAQVISSCIIPINVTGVGFDREASIRCSLVHSQSVLQRRRKLRRRKTISGIPRRVQQEIDSDESPVARERNVIVHTNPDPSNTVNRRSGTRDSECQTEDILIAAPSRRRIRAQRGQSIAASLSHSAGNISALADKGDTVFTTAVSSRTRSRSLPREGNRGGDAEPKVGAKPSAYEEGEPFVGDQERTLTDCSEAPNSPSAQEHQPALSLACSQHLHSPQHKLNERGRSRLSRMAADSGSCDISSNSDTFGSPIHCISTAGVLLSSHMDQKDDHQSSSGNWSGSSSTCPSQTSETIPPAASPPLTGSSHCDSELSLNTAPHANEDTSVFVTEQYNDQLEKVRGHRTNSFTSTVADLLDDPNNSNTSDSEWNYLHHHHDASCRQDFSPERPKADSLGCPSFTSMATYDSFLEKSPSDKADTSSHFSVDTEGYYTSMHFDCGLKGSKNYVCHYAALGPENGQGVGVPPALSDCAWQDYLDHRRQGRPSISFRKPKAKPTPPKRSSSLRKSDGNADTSEKKEPKTSSGQLLPHSSREMKLPLDFSNTPSRMENANLPTKPEPSWMNQNEHGIKEPQLDTPDVPPFKDEGAESTHYADLWLLNDLKTNDPYRSLSNSSTATGTTVIECIKSPESSESQTSQSESRATTPSLPSVDNEFKLASPEKLAGLASPSSGYSSQSETPTSSFPTAFFSGPLSPGGSKRKPKVPERKSSLQQPSLKDGTLSLSKDLELPIIPPTHLDLSALHNVLNKPFHHRHPLHVFSHNKQNTVGETLRSNPPPSLAITPTVLKSVNLRSISKSEEVKQKEGNNTDLPYLEESTLTTGKIRPHVIKKSLPCQYTTEDTILSFLDSSAVEMGPDKLQLEKKHTFDVKHHCDPETVTSAGSNLLDSSVTRDQMHMESEPVSENKPSKSCDFLTEGFQRVSAACPNDSDGKTLQYGAGPDGALAQVQKLSFVDREEAAPPESVDVLTPQSDSPTRVTDIGYQLKRQLGMSHHHDKVPGNISSEAEISTINPCPEKCSEQENIASGISAKSASDNSGAEETQGSVDEVSLKESSPSDDSVISPLSEDSQAEAESVFVSPNKPRTTEDLFAVIHRSKRKVLGRKDSGDMSVRSKSRASLGSSSSNSAGSVTSPNSNVTTPNSQRSPGLIYRNAKKSNTSNEEFKLLLLKKGSRSDSSYRMSATEILKSPILPKPPGDLTAESPQSPHEAHQGSPGTEALSPLSPCCPRVNAEGFSSKNFATSASARVGRSRAPPAASSSRYSVRCRLYNAPMQAISEGETENSDGSPHDDRSSQSST; encoded by the exons TTTAACAGCACCCGTTCGCCCTCCCCCACTGAATGTTGCCACATGACCCCATGGAGTAGAAAG TCCCATCCCCCAGAGGATGAAGATACAGATGTCATGTTAGGGCAAAGGCCGAAAAACCCAGTACACAATATCCCCTCCACACTGGACAAGCAGACCAACTGGAGCAAAGCGCTGCCTCTCCCGACGCCAGAGGAAAAGATGAAACAAGATGCCCAAGTGATTTCTTCCTGCATTATTCCCATCAACGTCACTG GAGTCGGTTTTGACAGAGAGGCTAGTATACGCTGCTCTCTTGTTCATTCACAATCTGTGCTACAGCGGAGACGAAAACTGAGGAGGAGGAAAACCATTTCGGGTATCCCCAGAAGAGTCCAGCAAGAAATAG ATTCTGATGAATCACCTGTGGCCAGGGAAAGGAATGTGATTGTGCACACAAATCCAGACCCTTCCAACACTGTCAACAGGAGGTCTGGAACCAGGGACTCGGAGTGCCAAACTGAGGATATTCTGATTGCTGCTCCATCCAGAAGAAGAATCAGAGCTCAAAGAggtcaaagtattgcagcttcccTTTCTCATTCTGCTGGCAACatttctgcactggcagacaaAGGTGACACCGTGTTTACTACTGCAGTGAGCAGCCGCACGAGATCTCGGAGCCTTCCCAGGGAGGGCAACAGAGGTGGGGATGCTGAGCCCAAAGTTGGTGCTAAACCCTCAGCATATGAAGAGGGGGAGCCTTTCGTGGGAGACCAAGAAAGAACCCTTACCGATTGCAGTGAGGCCCCCAACAGCCCCAGTGCACAGGAGCACCAGCCTGCTTTGAGCCTGGCCTGTTCTCAACATCTTCACAGCCCCCAGCACAAGTTAAATGAGAGAGGGAGGTCGCGTCTGTCCCGGATGGCTGCCGATTCTGGCAGCTGCGACATCTCCTCCAACTCGGACACCTTTGGGAGCCCCATCCACTGCATTTCCACAGCTGGCGTCCTCCTCAGCAGCCACATGGACCAGAAAGATGACCACCAGTCATCCAGTGGCAACTGGAGCGGGAGCAGCTCCACATGCCCCTCACAGACCTCAGAGACGATCCCTCCTGCAGCTTCGCCTCCCCTCACTGGCTCTTCACACTGTGACTCGGAGTTGTCACTCAACACGGCCCCTCATGCTAACGAGGACACCAGTGTCTTCGTGACAGAGCAGTACAACGACCAATTGGAGAAAGTGAGAGGCCACCGGACAAACTCCTTTACCTCCACGGTGGCAGACCTGTTGGACGACCCCAACAATAGCAACACGAGCGACAGCGAGTGGAATTACCTACACCATCATCACGACGCCTCCTGCCGCCAGGATTTTAGTCCTGAGCGTCCCAAGGCAGACAGCCTGGGCTGCCCAAGCTTCACGAGCATGGCCACTTATGACAGCTTTCTGGAAAAGTCTCCGTCGGACAAAGCTGACACCAGCTCTCACTTTTCAGTGGACACAGAAGGATACTACACCTCCATGCACTTTGACTGTGGTCTCAAAGGCAGTAAGAATTATGTCTGTCACTATGCAGCCCTGGGCCCGGAGAACGGCCAGGGCGTTGGGGTTCCTCCTGCACTTTCAGACTGTGCCTGGCAGGACTACTTAGACCACAGGAGGCAGGGGAGACCAAGCATCTCTTTCAGGAAACCAAAGGCAAAGCCAACTCCACCTAAACGTAGCTCATCATTGAGGAAGTCTGACGGAAATGCAGACACTTCTGAGAAGAAAGAACCAAAGACAAGCAGTGGCCAGCTCCTGCCTCACAGTTCCAGGGAAATGAAGCTGCCTCTCGATTTCTCCAACACACCTTCTCGAATGGAAAATGCCAATCTTCCCACCAAGCCAGAACCTTCGTGGATGAACCAGAATGAACATGGTATTAAGGAACCTCAGTTAGACACTCCAGATGTTCCACCATTCAAAGATGAAGGTGCTGAATCAACTCACTATGCAGACCTCTGGCTTCTAAATGACTTGAAAACAAATGACCCTTACAGATCTTTATCGAATTCAAGCACTGCTACAGGTACCACTGTTATCGAATGCATTAAATCTCCAGAGAGTTCTGAATCCCAAACATCCCAGTCAGAATCTAGAGCCAccaccccctcccttccttctgtcGACAATGAGTTTAAACTGGCTTCACCAGAAAAGCTGGCTGGCCTGGCATCTCCATCAAGTGGCTACTCCAGCCAGTCTGAAACGCCAACATCCTCTTTCCCTACTGCTTTCTTTTCTggcccactgtctcctggaggcaGCAAAAGAAAGCCGAAAGTCCCAGAAAGGAAATCTTCCCTCCAGCAACCCTCTTTAAAAGATGGCACTCTGTCACTAAGTAAAGATCTGGAACTTCCAATTATACCTCCTACCCATCTTGACCTAAGTGCTCTTCATAATGTCTTGAACAAACCATTCCACCACCGCCACCCACTACACGTCTTCAGTCATAATAAGCAGAACACAGTAGGAGAAACTCTGAGGTCCAATCCTCCACCGTCTCTTGCAATTACACCCACGGTCCTGAAATCAGTTAACCTTAGGTCCATCAGTAAATCTGAAGAAGTTAAGCAAAAAGAAGGCAACAACACAGATCTCCCCTACCTGGAGGAAAGCACTCTCACCACAGGTAAGATTAGGCCACACGTGATTAAGAAATCATTACCATGTCAGTACACCACTGAAGACACCATCCTGTCCTTTTTAGACTCCTCTGCAGTTGAGATGGGACCAGATAAACTACAGTTAGAAAAAAAACATACTTTTGATGTGAAGCATCATTGTGATCCAGAAACAGTAACCTCAGCTGGTAGCAATCTTCTAGATTCAAGTGTCACAAGAGACCAAATGCATATGGAGAGTGAGCCTGTTTCAGAAAACAAACCAAGTAAAAGTTGTGACTTTCTCACGGAAGGCTTTCAGAGGGTCTCTGCTGCTTGCCCAAATGATTCAGATGGTAAGACACTGCAATATGGAGCTGGTCCGGATGGAGCCCTAGCGCAGGTCCAGAAGTTGTCTTTTGTAGATCGCGAGGAAGCTGCACCCCCAGAGTCTGTGGATGTGCTCACACCTCAGTCAGACTCTCCAACTCGAGTCACAGACATAGGCTATCAACTTAAGCGTCAACTTGGGATGAGCCACCACCATGACAAAGTGCCTGGGAATATCAGCTCCGAAGCAGAGATATCAACTATAAATCCATGCCCTGAAAAGTGTTCTGAGCAGGAAAATATTGCTTCAGGGATTTCAGCCAAAAGTGCCTCTGATAACAGCGGAGCAGAGGAGACCCAAGGAAGTGTGGATGAGGTTTCACTGAAAG AATCGTCACCGAGTGATGACTCTGTGATCTCACCATTAAGTGAAGACTCTCAGGCTGAAGCAGAAAGTGTGTTCGTGTCTCCCAACAAACCTCGAACAACTGAGGATTTGTTTGCAGTTATTCACAG GTCCAAGAGGAAagtacttggaagaaaagattcTGGGGACATGTCTGTCCGCAGTAAATCGAGAGCTTCCCtgggcagcagtagcagcaacagtgCCGGTTCTGTCACCTCGCCCAACAGCAATGTGACCACCCCAAACAGCCAGAGGTCTCCTGGCCTCATCTACCGAAATGCCAAAAAGTCCAACACATCCAATGAAGAGTTTAAGCTATTACTCCTGAAGAAAGGCAGTCGCTCAGATTCCAGTTACCGTATGTCTGCTACTGAGATCCTGAAGAGTCCCATCCTGCCCAAACCTCCTGGGGACCTCACCGCGGAGTCCCCCCAAAGCCCCCATGAGGCCCATCAGGGGTCACCGGGAACTGAAGCACTATCTCCCCTCTCTCCGTGCTGCCCACGGGTTAATGCAGAAGGGTTTTCCTCAAAGAACTTTGCCACCTCAGCATCGGCCAGGGTTGGACGTTCCCGGGCTCCTCCTGCGGCCAGCAGCAGCCGCTACAGTGTCCGCTGCAGGCTGTACAACGCGCCCATGCAGGCAATCTCCGAGGGTGAGACCGAAAACTCTGACGGGAGCCCACACGACGACCGATCCTCCCAGAGCTCCACGTAG